The following proteins come from a genomic window of Gordonia westfalica:
- a CDS encoding DUF3375 domain-containing protein, whose translation MESSAFPAQREAGRPPVHPESAQVTLGDALDANRALQKSAAIKLFAANNSALYVTLMERHLDYGTKMSEVELTMRLERDLAELDLTDDQPTGLELVKLWARQGWLHRVTDTSDPDAPNLCHLTSEARSVLDFMRRQRREDSIATGGSITGIAAELRRVAGQVSNDPETIRLELEAQMSDLDAELADLDAGRRPPVDLRVAEDSARAIGYQMEQIISDIGQYGTMLDRITTALLDDPGDSDLAYRDRQRQLFDDYEALLQSSQSASYQAFSQMIQDPERRARLKTDIDTIIENFPGMDAGLRSVMDNFFGLVTQQMAEVGRTRQRCARRIRRFVASGTLEQSRGLARQLNDALATANDLLKSSLADRRLGYELPLAAPTLNSIGRLAFEIREHVPPAPALPAGGADADLTAFASMTGQVDTVELTETVNNAVAAGPVPLTEVIEGLDEPYLAHVIVLWSWAQKQLAAGEKVPMTTVRFRSLIGEDHAIEVPDLTFTEPIPTAEVDAE comes from the coding sequence ATGGAGAGTTCTGCCTTCCCGGCTCAGCGCGAGGCCGGGCGACCCCCTGTGCACCCCGAATCCGCGCAGGTCACGCTGGGTGACGCGCTCGATGCCAACCGGGCGTTGCAGAAGTCGGCGGCGATCAAGCTGTTCGCCGCGAACAACTCGGCGCTCTACGTCACCTTGATGGAGCGTCATCTCGACTACGGCACCAAGATGTCGGAGGTCGAGCTGACGATGCGCCTCGAACGCGACCTCGCCGAACTCGACCTCACCGACGATCAGCCCACCGGCCTGGAACTGGTCAAACTGTGGGCTCGTCAGGGCTGGCTGCACCGCGTCACCGACACCTCCGACCCCGACGCCCCCAACCTCTGCCACCTGACCAGCGAGGCCCGCTCGGTGCTGGACTTCATGCGCCGCCAGCGCCGCGAGGACTCCATCGCCACCGGCGGCTCGATCACCGGCATCGCCGCCGAACTCCGACGCGTCGCCGGGCAGGTCAGCAACGACCCCGAGACCATCCGCCTGGAGCTCGAGGCGCAGATGTCCGACCTCGACGCCGAGCTCGCCGACCTCGACGCCGGCCGCCGCCCACCGGTCGACCTCCGCGTCGCCGAGGACTCCGCCCGCGCCATCGGCTACCAGATGGAGCAGATCATCTCCGACATCGGCCAGTACGGCACGATGCTCGACCGCATCACCACCGCGCTGCTCGACGACCCGGGCGACTCCGACCTCGCCTACCGCGACCGTCAGCGCCAGCTCTTCGACGACTACGAAGCCCTCCTGCAGTCGTCCCAGTCGGCGTCGTACCAGGCGTTCTCCCAGATGATCCAGGACCCGGAGCGTCGCGCCCGCCTCAAGACCGACATCGACACCATCATCGAGAACTTCCCCGGCATGGACGCCGGCCTGCGGTCGGTGATGGACAACTTCTTCGGCCTGGTCACCCAGCAGATGGCCGAGGTCGGCCGTACCCGTCAGCGCTGCGCCCGTCGTATCCGACGATTCGTCGCGTCCGGCACCCTCGAGCAGAGCCGCGGCCTGGCCCGTCAGCTCAACGACGCGCTCGCCACCGCCAACGACCTCCTCAAGTCCTCGCTCGCGGACCGCCGCCTCGGCTACGAGCTGCCGCTGGCCGCCCCGACCCTCAATTCGATCGGCCGCCTCGCCTTCGAGATCCGCGAACACGTCCCGCCCGCCCCAGCCCTACCCGCCGGTGGCGCCGACGCCGACCTGACCGCCTTCGCGTCGATGACCGGCCAGGTCGACACCGTCGAACTCACCGAGACCGTCAACAACGCCGTCGCCGCCGGACCCGTCCCGCTCACCGAGGTGATCGAAGGACTCGACGAGCCGTACCTCGCGCACGTCATCGTCCTGTGGTCCTGGGCGCAGAAACAGCTGGCAGCAGGGGAGAAGGTGCCGATGACCACCGTGCGTTTCCGGTCCCTCATCGGGGAAGACCACGCCATCGAAGTCCCCGACCTCACCTTCACCGAACCGATTCCGACTGCGGAGGTCGACGCCGAATGA
- a CDS encoding trypsin-like serine peptidase yields the protein MSIITIAGGDGRPARPAADTSVPRIADEQDFQDRAAAERVRASTTRRSTNEDTLVVGGIETVNEPDRIARRLDRLVRYHLDGTAEGAVPGSRVDIEDTLGRLDDLTGDADSIGKAVEAVINTADWLGVRYLDAGVAAARSVGRINIRQGRGFGTGFLVTPTLLMTNHHVLPDAEVAKASVVEFDYQDDMDGRERPMQTFSLDPDTFFVSDRTLDFALTAVRGTADALRTFGVNRLTEAQGTIVIGEFTTIVQHPRGDKKMVSLRENKLVDILESFVHYSADTEPGSSGSPVFNDQWEVVALHHASVRAPNRPEFGGVVNEGTRISRIIAFLRRQEYGPAQRALVEPVIGAAAAEARAAPAPTPLPERTNSAVREIVSSACGRITVTVTVDGLPHQLDHPDQREEER from the coding sequence ATGAGCATCATCACGATCGCCGGCGGCGACGGTCGCCCAGCTCGCCCCGCAGCCGACACTTCCGTACCGCGGATAGCGGACGAACAGGACTTTCAGGACCGGGCCGCCGCAGAGCGCGTGCGAGCGTCGACGACGCGCCGGTCGACCAACGAGGACACCCTCGTCGTCGGCGGCATCGAGACCGTCAACGAGCCGGACCGGATCGCGCGCCGGCTCGACCGCCTGGTGCGCTATCACCTCGACGGGACCGCCGAAGGTGCCGTGCCTGGGAGTCGCGTCGACATCGAGGACACCCTCGGCCGCCTCGACGACCTCACCGGCGACGCCGACTCCATCGGCAAGGCCGTCGAGGCCGTCATCAACACCGCGGACTGGCTCGGCGTGCGCTACCTCGACGCCGGGGTCGCAGCGGCGCGGTCGGTCGGCCGGATCAACATCCGGCAGGGTCGCGGCTTCGGCACCGGCTTCCTCGTCACCCCGACGCTGCTGATGACCAACCACCACGTGCTGCCCGACGCGGAGGTCGCGAAGGCGAGCGTCGTCGAATTCGATTACCAGGACGACATGGATGGCCGCGAGCGGCCCATGCAGACCTTCTCACTGGACCCGGACACGTTCTTCGTCAGCGACCGGACCCTGGACTTCGCGCTCACCGCCGTACGCGGTACCGCTGACGCGCTGCGGACGTTCGGTGTCAACCGGCTGACCGAGGCGCAGGGCACGATCGTCATCGGCGAGTTCACCACGATCGTCCAGCATCCGCGCGGCGACAAGAAGATGGTGTCGCTGCGGGAGAACAAGCTCGTCGACATCCTCGAGTCCTTCGTCCACTACTCCGCCGACACCGAACCCGGATCGTCGGGATCGCCGGTGTTCAACGACCAGTGGGAGGTCGTGGCGCTGCATCACGCCAGCGTGCGCGCACCGAACCGTCCCGAGTTCGGCGGCGTCGTCAACGAGGGCACCCGCATCAGCCGGATCATCGCGTTCCTGCGGCGCCAGGAGTACGGCCCGGCGCAACGGGCGCTCGTCGAACCGGTCATCGGAGCAGCTGCCGCCGAGGCGAGGGCCGCACCTGCTCCGACGCCGCTGCCCGAGCGCACCAACTCTGCTGTCCGCGAGATCGTTTCGTCGGCATGCGGTCGCATCACCGTCACGGTCACCGTCGACGGTCTTCCCCACCAGCTCGACCACCCCGACCAGAGAGAGGAAGAACGATGA
- a CDS encoding DUF4194 domain-containing protein has translation MTNSSLPETQADPSLHEGDPSLPEEGADPSLPEVRAQRATKGPEVQAQRATKGPTPTPEEFAGFDDLPTVANRAASHAPSAPRFDGDVSEMPDRACWALQNLLARRYVSGDRQPQLWSWVSEYQDVLRVRLSELDLRLRLVDELQVAFVEQAATDSRWARRILKRETVHTYDAILALHLAKYIRAARDEDALITREEIHELFAGVTNTIDRDLALFDKRIERAIDKMEELEFLRKQRDDADTFTVSPVISAVMTASVITDLQRQFEQFIGSGDTGEEPPEGPADEPTQPDDAENAYGDDEGDDW, from the coding sequence ATGACCAACTCTTCGCTCCCTGAGACGCAAGCGGACCCCTCGCTCCACGAAGGCGACCCCTCCCTCCCTGAGGAGGGCGCCGACCCTTCGCTCCCTGAGGTGCGAGCGCAGCGAGCCACGAAGGGCCCTGAGGTGCAAGCGCAGCGAGCCACGAAGGGCCCCACCCCCACCCCCGAAGAATTCGCCGGCTTCGACGATCTCCCCACCGTCGCCAACCGAGCCGCCTCGCACGCCCCGAGCGCCCCTCGCTTCGACGGCGACGTCAGCGAGATGCCCGACCGTGCCTGCTGGGCGCTGCAGAATCTGCTGGCCCGCCGCTACGTCAGCGGTGACCGGCAGCCGCAGTTGTGGTCGTGGGTGTCCGAGTACCAGGACGTGCTACGCGTCCGCCTGTCCGAGCTCGACCTGCGCCTGCGCCTCGTCGACGAACTCCAGGTCGCCTTCGTCGAGCAGGCCGCCACCGATTCGCGTTGGGCGCGACGCATTCTCAAGCGCGAGACCGTCCACACCTACGACGCGATCCTGGCGCTGCACCTGGCCAAGTACATTCGCGCCGCCCGCGACGAAGATGCGCTGATCACCCGCGAGGAGATCCACGAGCTCTTCGCCGGCGTCACCAACACCATCGACCGTGACCTCGCGCTCTTCGACAAGCGCATCGAACGCGCCATCGACAAGATGGAAGAGCTCGAGTTCCTGCGCAAGCAGCGAGACGACGCCGACACGTTCACCGTCAGCCCGGTGATCTCCGCGGTGATGACGGCGTCGGTGATCACCGATCTGCAGCGGCAGTTCGAGCAGTTCATCGGCTCCGGCGACACGGGGGAGGAGCCGCCCGAGGGTCCGGCCGACGAACCCACCCAGCCCGACGACGCCGAGAACGCGTACGGCGACGACGAAGGAGACGACTGGTGA
- a CDS encoding ATP-binding protein gives MQLINWGVFDGYHSIPFSSNGSLITGSSGSGKSSLLDAISLAFLPDHRRNFNASGDATAAGSSSGKRTVGKYVRGAWGERRDGTNAHREIMYLRGTGPAWAAIAVTYTSTSGTAITGLVLKWLAAGKMTDAHSSYFIYDGDADIVEACNEWAAANYNSAKFRDRGWRGGPGEGKYLSTLYSLIGIRGSDAAQQLLGKAKSLKSVGGLAQFVREFMLDAPTSIVGISDALEQIDPLVEARELLDVARRKRTILGNIEEVHERYASESATFSVLDTIDSTTIRSYVNNLRIRNAQPEVSDLDDQITRLDGDLAALTTQHDQLRQDHSLLLARIATSTGDLAPLREQLGGAQKLSTEVTARRNAYEDKVSALGFSPPTNAEGFWSLREELIEEATKIDGQLEAGRAHYAEALAREVAARSRRDTAQEELGRVEQAGSALPRTEHEMRRVIAYALQIDESELKYVAELVELDPDEERWRLAVEKVLRNAGLRLLVPDKHFRSALRFVNSHDMRGRIQLHQAETRPMPVVEPGTLASKLRSVDPGHPCAAEAMTVLAKLGNHMCVDNPGEFSQYAKAVTDQGLRKDSAKLAVKDDRQQLRRSQYIFVGDVESKITALRDELAYEERVFEDAREDCAELDRERSAKERRRDAYRRVCEQFTQWNEIDVDSVDDRVDQLTDQYDLLIEENPDVEALQRKAEDLWEQVRHAISQAALVKDKIARQDERRTQLLDLIDRLKPEDVPAQAEKTLDGFREDLSATLDVLNPEPYRQEIVKAAGRERDRMRSDARRSRDELARILDTYDEEFPDAIPNDSDDFDERIHDYVAVCRRIDERELPSAYERMRRLITEQAPGAILGLHMAADAEERRIVEQIERVNTGLGAVAFNRGTRLRLVPGRKKLAAVEELTEKARQISNRATAVSFGDEQAILEQYSDILLLRERLAGNTPEDRQWTRDALDVRNRFDFYCEEHDAESGETIRTYSNAGDNSGGEQEKLMAFCLAGALSFNLASPHGNDNRPIFAQLMLDEAFSKSDPQFAQQALSAFRKFGFQLIIVATVQNTSTIQPYVDNVVMVSKTEVGPELRPVATATSTTIKAFSELRRSGSQL, from the coding sequence ATGCAGCTGATTAACTGGGGCGTGTTCGACGGGTATCACTCGATCCCGTTCAGCTCCAACGGTTCTCTGATCACCGGGTCGTCGGGTTCGGGCAAGTCGTCGTTGCTCGACGCCATCTCGCTGGCGTTCCTGCCCGACCACCGCCGCAACTTCAACGCCTCGGGCGACGCCACCGCCGCCGGCTCGTCGAGCGGTAAGCGCACCGTCGGCAAGTACGTGCGCGGCGCGTGGGGTGAGCGGCGCGACGGCACCAACGCTCACCGCGAGATCATGTACCTGCGCGGCACCGGTCCGGCGTGGGCGGCCATCGCGGTCACCTACACCTCCACCTCCGGCACCGCCATCACCGGCCTGGTCCTCAAGTGGCTGGCCGCGGGCAAGATGACCGACGCGCACAGCTCGTACTTCATCTATGACGGCGACGCCGACATCGTCGAGGCCTGCAACGAGTGGGCCGCCGCCAACTACAACTCGGCCAAGTTCCGCGACCGCGGCTGGCGCGGCGGGCCCGGCGAGGGCAAGTACCTCTCGACGCTGTACTCGCTCATCGGGATCCGCGGCTCCGACGCCGCGCAGCAGCTCCTCGGAAAAGCCAAGTCGCTCAAGAGCGTCGGCGGTCTCGCGCAGTTCGTGCGGGAGTTCATGCTCGACGCCCCGACGTCCATTGTCGGCATCTCCGACGCCCTCGAGCAGATCGATCCGCTCGTCGAGGCCCGTGAGCTGCTCGACGTCGCGCGCCGCAAGCGCACCATCCTCGGCAACATCGAGGAGGTCCACGAGCGGTACGCGAGCGAGTCGGCCACCTTCTCCGTTCTCGACACCATCGACAGCACCACCATCCGCAGCTACGTCAACAACCTGCGGATCCGCAACGCACAGCCCGAGGTCTCCGACCTCGACGACCAGATCACCCGCCTCGACGGCGATCTCGCCGCGCTGACCACCCAGCACGACCAGCTCCGCCAGGACCACAGCCTGCTGCTGGCCCGCATCGCCACCTCCACCGGCGACCTCGCCCCGCTACGCGAACAGCTCGGCGGCGCACAGAAACTCAGCACCGAGGTCACCGCGCGACGAAATGCCTACGAGGACAAGGTCTCCGCGCTCGGTTTCAGCCCGCCGACCAACGCCGAGGGCTTCTGGTCGCTGCGTGAGGAGCTGATCGAGGAGGCTACCAAGATCGACGGCCAGCTCGAGGCCGGCCGCGCCCACTATGCCGAGGCGCTGGCCCGCGAGGTCGCCGCCCGCAGCCGCCGCGACACCGCGCAGGAAGAACTGGGCCGCGTCGAACAGGCCGGTTCCGCCCTGCCGCGTACCGAACACGAGATGCGCCGCGTCATCGCGTACGCGCTGCAGATCGACGAGTCCGAGCTGAAGTATGTCGCCGAGCTCGTCGAGCTGGACCCCGACGAGGAACGTTGGCGTCTGGCCGTCGAGAAGGTCCTGCGCAACGCCGGTCTGCGGCTCCTCGTGCCGGACAAGCACTTTCGTTCCGCCCTGCGTTTCGTCAACTCGCACGACATGCGCGGCCGGATCCAGCTGCACCAGGCCGAGACCCGTCCGATGCCCGTCGTCGAGCCGGGAACTCTGGCCTCCAAGCTGCGTTCCGTCGACCCCGGCCATCCCTGTGCCGCCGAGGCGATGACAGTGCTCGCCAAGCTGGGCAACCACATGTGCGTCGACAACCCGGGGGAGTTCTCCCAGTACGCCAAAGCCGTCACCGACCAGGGCCTGCGCAAGGACTCGGCGAAGCTGGCCGTCAAGGACGACCGCCAGCAGCTTCGCCGGTCGCAGTACATCTTCGTCGGCGACGTCGAATCCAAGATCACCGCACTGCGCGACGAACTCGCCTACGAGGAACGCGTTTTCGAGGACGCCCGCGAGGACTGCGCTGAACTCGATCGCGAACGGTCCGCCAAGGAACGACGCCGCGACGCCTACCGACGCGTGTGTGAGCAGTTCACGCAGTGGAACGAGATCGACGTCGACTCCGTCGACGATCGCGTCGACCAGCTCACCGACCAGTACGACCTCCTCATAGAGGAGAACCCCGACGTCGAGGCGCTGCAGCGCAAGGCCGAGGACCTGTGGGAGCAGGTGCGTCACGCGATCTCTCAGGCCGCCCTGGTCAAGGACAAGATCGCCCGTCAGGACGAGCGTCGCACCCAGCTGCTCGACCTCATCGACCGGCTCAAGCCCGAAGATGTTCCCGCGCAGGCGGAGAAGACCCTCGACGGCTTCCGTGAGGACCTCTCGGCGACCCTCGACGTGCTCAACCCCGAGCCGTACCGCCAGGAGATTGTCAAGGCCGCCGGCCGCGAACGCGACCGCATGCGCTCAGATGCTCGACGTTCCCGTGACGAGCTGGCCCGGATCCTCGACACCTACGACGAGGAGTTCCCCGATGCCATCCCCAACGACAGCGACGACTTCGACGAACGCATCCACGACTACGTCGCCGTCTGCCGCCGCATCGACGAACGCGAGCTGCCCTCGGCCTACGAGCGGATGCGCCGCTTGATCACCGAGCAGGCACCTGGCGCGATCCTGGGTCTACACATGGCCGCCGACGCCGAGGAACGGCGCATCGTCGAACAGATCGAGCGCGTGAACACCGGCCTGGGTGCGGTGGCGTTCAACCGCGGCACCCGCCTGCGCCTCGTCCCGGGCCGTAAGAAGCTCGCCGCCGTCGAGGAGCTGACCGAGAAGGCCCGCCAGATCTCCAACCGCGCAACGGCGGTCAGTTTCGGCGACGAACAGGCCATCCTCGAGCAGTACTCCGACATCCTGCTGTTGCGCGAACGACTCGCCGGCAACACCCCGGAGGACCGCCAGTGGACGCGTGACGCCCTCGACGTGCGCAACCGCTTCGACTTCTACTGCGAGGAGCACGACGCCGAGAGCGGCGAGACCATCCGCACCTACTCGAATGCCGGCGACAACTCCGGTGGCGAGCAGGAGAAGCTGATGGCCTTCTGCCTCGCAGGCGCGTTGAGCTTCAACCTGGCCAGCCCGCACGGCAACGACAACCGACCGATCTTCGCCCAGCTGATGCTCGACGAGGCGTTCTCGAAGTCCGACCCGCAGTTCGCGCAGCAGGCCCTGTCGGCGTTCCGCAAGTTCGGGTTCCAGCTCATCATCGTCGCCACAGTGCAGAACACCAGCACGATCCAGCCGTACGTGGACAACGTGGTGATGGTGTCGAAGACCGAGGTCGGGCCGGAATTGCGGCCGGTTGCTACTGCAACTTCGACGACGATCAAGGCGTTCTCGGAGTTGCGGCGGTCGGGGAGTCAGTTGTAG
- a CDS encoding type I restriction-modification system subunit M: protein MSSLGSFIWSIADHLRGPYRPNQYGNVILPLTILRRLDCILESDRETVRALAAKYDNPNRLKVEVKKATGRPFYNTSNYSFANLLQDADGLADNLADYIDRFSPDVDVFEYFDFKKEILALEKAELLREVITSFKAVDLHPDVVSNADMGDAFEYIIRKFNEAANETSGDHYTPRDAIRLLVDLLFAEKDVDLTEAGIVRTLYDPTAGTGGMLALAEEHLLEQNPDAKLSLYGQEYNGQSYAICKSDLLAKGHDATNIGFGNTLTEDAFKDRKFDFCMSNPPYGVDWKQYAKAVTKERDEAGPYGRFAPGLPATSDGQMLFLLHLAHKMRAPKDGGGRVGIVMNGSPLFNGAAESGPSNIRKWLLENDLVEAIVALPTNMFFNTGIATYIWILDNTKHPDRKGLVQLIDGTSFWTKMRKNLGAKNRELSDTDRAEVVKLYADFTDADPDYSKVLRNHEFGYWTITVERPLLDEGGKPVVDRKGKPKPDSKKRDTENVPFTYGGSTAGATAKTEVIQAYFDAEVKPHVPDAWIDWTKVKTGYEIPFTRHFYKYVPPRPLAEIDADLEKQVAKILDLLREVEQ from the coding sequence GTGAGCAGCCTAGGTAGTTTCATCTGGTCGATTGCAGACCACCTTCGGGGTCCCTACCGCCCTAACCAGTACGGCAACGTGATCCTCCCGCTGACGATCCTTCGTCGCCTCGACTGCATCCTCGAGTCCGACCGGGAGACGGTGCGCGCACTCGCGGCGAAGTACGACAACCCCAACAGGCTCAAGGTCGAGGTCAAAAAGGCTACCGGGCGCCCGTTCTACAACACCTCGAACTACTCCTTCGCCAACCTTCTCCAAGACGCCGACGGGCTGGCAGACAACCTGGCCGACTACATCGACCGGTTCTCACCCGATGTCGACGTGTTCGAGTACTTCGACTTCAAGAAGGAAATCCTCGCCCTGGAGAAGGCGGAACTCCTGCGCGAGGTGATCACGTCCTTCAAGGCCGTCGACCTGCATCCGGACGTCGTCTCCAATGCCGACATGGGCGATGCGTTCGAGTACATCATCCGCAAGTTCAACGAGGCCGCGAACGAGACCTCCGGCGACCACTACACTCCGCGAGACGCGATCCGGCTGCTGGTCGACCTGCTCTTCGCCGAGAAGGACGTCGACCTGACCGAGGCCGGTATCGTCCGCACGCTGTACGACCCCACCGCGGGCACCGGCGGCATGCTCGCCCTGGCCGAAGAACACCTCCTCGAACAGAACCCCGACGCGAAGCTGAGCCTGTACGGTCAGGAATACAACGGGCAGTCGTACGCGATCTGCAAGTCCGACCTGCTCGCCAAGGGCCACGACGCAACCAACATCGGCTTCGGCAACACTCTCACCGAAGATGCGTTCAAGGACAGGAAGTTCGACTTCTGCATGTCCAACCCGCCGTACGGCGTCGACTGGAAGCAGTACGCGAAGGCGGTGACGAAGGAACGCGATGAAGCAGGGCCCTACGGCCGGTTCGCCCCGGGCCTGCCGGCGACCTCGGACGGGCAGATGCTGTTCCTGCTCCATCTGGCCCACAAGATGCGCGCCCCCAAGGACGGCGGCGGCCGTGTCGGCATCGTCATGAACGGCTCACCGCTCTTCAACGGCGCCGCCGAGTCCGGCCCCTCGAACATCCGCAAGTGGCTGCTGGAGAACGACCTGGTCGAGGCGATCGTCGCGCTGCCGACCAACATGTTCTTCAACACCGGCATCGCCACCTACATCTGGATCCTCGACAACACCAAGCATCCGGACCGCAAGGGCCTGGTACAGCTCATCGACGGCACCTCGTTCTGGACCAAGATGCGCAAGAACCTCGGTGCCAAGAACCGCGAGCTCAGCGACACCGACCGCGCCGAGGTCGTGAAGTTGTACGCCGACTTCACCGACGCCGACCCGGACTATTCCAAAGTGCTGCGCAACCACGAGTTCGGCTACTGGACCATCACGGTGGAGCGTCCATTGTTGGACGAGGGCGGGAAGCCGGTCGTCGACCGCAAGGGCAAGCCCAAGCCCGACTCGAAGAAGCGCGACACCGAGAACGTCCCCTTCACCTACGGCGGCTCGACCGCCGGCGCCACAGCCAAGACCGAGGTCATCCAGGCGTACTTCGACGCCGAGGTGAAACCTCACGTCCCCGACGCCTGGATCGACTGGACCAAAGTCAAGACCGGCTACGAGATCCCCTTCACCCGCCACTTCTATAAGTACGTCCCACCCCGGCCCCTCGCCGAGATCGACGCAGACCTCGAAAAGCAGGTCGCCAAGATTCTCGACCTGCTGCGAGAGGTGGAGCAGTGA
- a CDS encoding restriction endonuclease subunit S — MTGPLWAALPGGWLTGQLKNAATVTLGKMLQSKDSGDDVRAPYMRAANVQPDGVLALDDVNEMWFGAAELEQLSIRAGDVVVVEGGQGGFGRAAYVDEGLPGWGFQNSINRLRPTEDFDGRFIAFYLIALRASGFIRAYSNVVSMPHLTAEKLARIPMPLPPLDEQRAIADYLDRETARIDTLIEEQQRLIEMLRERRQAIVESAVGRGLDQTASMRASGLFWTDQVPQHWAVANIRKVATMKTGHTPSRSKPEYWVDCTIPWFTLADVWQLRDGRRTYLGETTNLISEVGLANSAAELLPAGTVVLSRTASVGFSGIMPVEMATSQDFWNWIPGDRLTAEYLMWTFRAMRSEIQSLMIGSTHKTIYQPTAAAFRVPVPPIAEQRGIAAYLDDQTNKIDTLITESERLIELSKERRSALITAAVTGQIDVREMV, encoded by the coding sequence GTGACGGGGCCGCTTTGGGCCGCATTGCCGGGCGGGTGGCTGACGGGCCAGCTCAAGAATGCAGCAACTGTCACGCTCGGCAAGATGCTGCAGAGCAAGGACTCCGGCGACGATGTGCGCGCCCCGTACATGCGTGCCGCGAACGTGCAGCCCGACGGCGTGCTGGCCCTCGACGACGTGAACGAGATGTGGTTCGGCGCCGCCGAGCTGGAGCAATTAAGTATCCGGGCGGGCGACGTTGTCGTCGTCGAGGGGGGCCAAGGCGGATTCGGCCGCGCCGCGTATGTCGACGAGGGTCTGCCAGGGTGGGGGTTCCAGAACTCGATCAACCGGCTGCGACCGACTGAGGACTTCGACGGCCGGTTCATCGCGTTCTACCTGATCGCGCTACGTGCCAGCGGTTTCATTCGCGCGTACTCCAACGTCGTCTCGATGCCACACCTCACTGCGGAGAAACTCGCACGGATTCCGATGCCGCTGCCACCGCTTGATGAGCAACGAGCCATCGCCGACTACCTCGACCGTGAGACCGCCCGCATCGACACGCTCATCGAGGAGCAGCAGCGTCTGATCGAGATGCTCCGCGAGCGGCGTCAGGCTATTGTCGAGTCCGCAGTTGGGCGGGGCTTGGATCAGACAGCGTCGATGCGAGCGAGTGGGTTGTTCTGGACAGATCAGGTTCCTCAGCATTGGGCCGTTGCAAACATCCGCAAGGTCGCGACTATGAAGACCGGGCACACTCCGAGCCGGAGCAAGCCAGAGTACTGGGTCGACTGCACCATTCCCTGGTTCACACTTGCAGATGTGTGGCAGTTGCGGGACGGCCGGAGAACTTATCTCGGCGAGACGACGAATCTGATCAGTGAAGTCGGCCTCGCAAACTCGGCAGCCGAGTTGTTGCCCGCAGGGACCGTCGTGCTATCCCGCACGGCTTCCGTCGGTTTCAGTGGAATCATGCCAGTGGAGATGGCGACCAGCCAGGATTTCTGGAACTGGATCCCGGGCGACCGCCTCACCGCGGAGTATCTGATGTGGACGTTCAGGGCGATGCGAAGCGAGATCCAGTCGCTGATGATCGGATCAACCCACAAGACGATTTACCAACCAACGGCCGCCGCGTTTCGAGTCCCAGTCCCCCCGATTGCTGAGCAGCGTGGCATTGCCGCGTACCTCGACGACCAGACCAACAAGATCGACACTCTCATCACTGAGTCTGAGCGGCTCATTGAGCTGTCGAAAGAGCGGCGGTCGGCGTTGATCACCGCGGCGGTGACGGGGCAGATCGACGTCCGGGAGATGGTGTGA